A DNA window from Carnobacterium iners contains the following coding sequences:
- a CDS encoding replication initiation protein, whose protein sequence is MRKLDLWASDRNFNTEDLDDSKFYYVVEHNDLITKARHDLTARQLKIMDFVISKIKPSDTSFNIVRTSMYEITNILGLTRSGKNYSDIVNNINEMRKKDVFIYSEQEKKMTITGWFSDIDVWENGQIELRINQNFAPYLLSLKESYTQYLLLDTIQLNSKYSILLYKLMREADKDYGKKKTVLSGTPDEFKEWLGAPESYAFKDLNKNVFQKAINEINLKINDMELEMFTANRGRKVVQVDIRNHFIKNINLIDNNLQKVPLDDWTK, encoded by the coding sequence ATGCGTAAATTAGATTTGTGGGCCAGTGATAGAAATTTTAATACTGAAGACCTTGATGATTCAAAATTTTATTATGTAGTAGAGCATAATGATTTAATTACTAAAGCAAGACATGATTTAACAGCTCGACAACTTAAAATTATGGATTTTGTTATTTCTAAGATAAAACCTTCTGATACTAGCTTTAATATCGTACGTACGTCTATGTATGAAATTACTAATATATTAGGTCTTACTCGAAGCGGTAAAAATTATTCTGATATAGTTAATAATATTAATGAAATGCGAAAAAAAGACGTCTTTATTTATAGCGAACAAGAAAAAAAAATGACTATTACTGGTTGGTTTTCTGATATAGATGTATGGGAAAATGGCCAAATCGAATTACGTATTAATCAAAATTTCGCTCCATATTTACTTTCATTGAAAGAAAGTTATACTCAATATCTTCTTCTTGATACAATTCAACTAAATAGTAAATATTCTATTCTTTTATACAAGTTAATGCGTGAAGCTGATAAAGATTATGGCAAGAAAAAAACAGTTTTAAGTGGTACTCCTGACGAGTTCAAAGAATGGCTTGGCGCTCCAGAAAGTTATGCTTTTAAAGATCTTAATAAAAACGTGTTTCAAAAAGCAATAAATGAAATTAATCTTAAAATAAATGATATGGAATTAGAAATGTTTACTGCTAACCGTGGACGAAAAGTTGTACAAGTAGATATTCGCAACCATTTTATTAAAAACATTAATCTTATTGATAATAACTTACAAAAAGTTCCCTTAGATGACTGGACAAAATAA